A single genomic interval of candidate division KSB1 bacterium harbors:
- a CDS encoding caspase family protein translates to MRNIALALFILLLSVQNVEAQKASGRSKPGLLFLPEPTLSLKSEFSDPSGDKFLDAGETGVIKLTISNTGAGPAMDVIANIIPSTRVTGITYDPSFELGVISAHSQKTLTFKITADESIASRIIKFQIDLEGKGFNFDSKLLTISTRSSRDFRADVDMNIPRSKMKNPDAIAVILGIERYRTIQKVNYAKRDAAVFKEYTVNLFGVPDDKNHIYFKTDDEVTKAEFEKLFTKNGWLARRVQPGSDVYVYYAGHGVPDLKEKSPYLIPSDGDANYPTQTGFSLHILYEELAKLNVRSITVFLDACFSGGTREQTMLLADARLLRIKIDHPALLSEKLVVFSAASGDQISSGYPNKKHGLFTYFLLRGLRGDADKNNDKIITVLELEKYLITNVKKTAGYLDREQTPQVLGRDKHKVLVRY, encoded by the coding sequence ATGAGGAATATTGCATTAGCACTATTTATCCTATTGCTCTCTGTTCAAAATGTTGAGGCTCAGAAGGCCAGTGGCAGGAGCAAACCTGGACTGCTGTTTTTGCCTGAACCTACGTTATCATTGAAAAGTGAGTTTAGTGATCCTTCCGGCGATAAATTTCTCGATGCCGGGGAAACTGGCGTAATCAAATTAACAATTTCCAACACGGGCGCTGGTCCAGCAATGGATGTCATTGCTAACATAATTCCATCAACCCGAGTGACAGGTATCACCTACGACCCTTCGTTTGAACTGGGAGTCATCAGCGCGCACTCTCAAAAAACCCTCACTTTCAAAATAACTGCTGATGAGAGTATTGCTTCACGAATCATTAAATTTCAGATTGACTTGGAGGGCAAAGGATTCAATTTCGATTCAAAACTTCTCACCATTTCCACACGTTCTTCAAGAGATTTTCGCGCAGATGTGGATATGAACATTCCCAGGAGCAAAATGAAGAATCCAGACGCTATTGCAGTTATTTTGGGTATCGAACGATATCGCACGATTCAAAAAGTAAATTATGCAAAACGCGATGCAGCCGTGTTTAAGGAATATACTGTCAATCTTTTTGGGGTACCGGATGATAAAAACCATATTTATTTTAAAACTGACGACGAAGTAACCAAGGCTGAATTTGAAAAGCTTTTTACCAAGAATGGTTGGCTTGCCAGGCGGGTTCAGCCGGGTTCGGATGTTTATGTTTATTATGCCGGACATGGAGTGCCAGACTTAAAAGAGAAATCTCCTTATCTTATCCCCTCCGATGGCGATGCAAATTATCCGACCCAAACCGGTTTTAGTCTTCATATACTTTATGAAGAGCTTGCAAAACTCAATGTCCGGTCGATTACCGTATTTCTCGACGCCTGTTTTAGCGGCGGTACCCGTGAGCAAACCATGCTTTTGGCAGATGCACGGCTCTTGCGAATCAAAATAGACCATCCGGCTTTATTGTCTGAAAAATTAGTCGTGTTTTCCGCCGCAAGCGGCGACCAAATTAGCAGCGGCTATCCCAACAAGAAGCACGGTTTGTTCACCTATTTTCTGCTCAGAGGATTACGTGGTGATGCAGATAAGAATAACGATAAGATCATTACTGTACTTGAACTTGAAAAGTACCTCATTACCAATGTTAAGAAAACTGCGGGTTATCTGGATCGCGAACAAACGCCGCAGGTGTTGGGGAGGGATAAACATAAAGTACTTGTAAGATATTAG